A region from the Candidatus Atribacteria bacterium genome encodes:
- a CDS encoding xanthine phosphoribosyltransferase, giving the protein VERYLIIDDLVDTGKTGKAVRDMIPGAYFATVYAKPDGRPMVDTFITEVSQDTWVLFPWDSEITSNFVNPIINKND; this is encoded by the coding sequence GTAGAGAGATATTTAATTATAGATGATTTAGTAGATACAGGTAAAACAGGAAAAGCCGTTCGGGATATGATCCCGGGAGCTTATTTTGCCACTGTCTATGCTAAACCTGATGGTAGACCGATGGTGGACACTTTTATTACTGAGGTTAGTCAGGACACCTGGGTACTTTTTCCTTGGGACAGCGAGATTACTTCTAATTTTGTAAATCCTATAATCAATAAGAATGATTAA
- a CDS encoding diguanylate cyclase, which translates to MRKKRKTGNYIDRLVNKFKRPNREAKKVKNAISKTKLRTSPLFSEPFGFKKKEQALHRSRQEFVGLFKNSPEALTYTDMEGIILEANRQFEELFGYELEELRGQHIEKILTNCSAEILGSARVFSNLELTAKKKSNKLVHVSVSVTFNLVNKQIIGKIFLLSDITNLKANEAINNVLYNISQSANSDISLTQLYSVIRQELSTIIDTTNFYIALFDEEKNKLYFSYYNDETGEKDKAFLTSKNGNSNNIFYYIFKTGESLLLDYNKYKRLIARGDFVSYDVITNKQAWLGVPLRVENKIIGSMVLQSYTDPDLYCQKDIKLMEFVSQQVATAIERKQAEEKLKFLGLYDSLTKLPNRVLFYDRIRQEIAYAKREQKKFALLFLDLDNFKKINDKFGHEIGDKLLLEVARKFSELLRETDTICRLGGDEFIILLPRLRQPRENAEGLAGKIIHILSEPLSIDQHQIYVNTSIGIALYPDDGEKEEGLINRADQAMYAAKKEGPGHYHWAGFNLI; encoded by the coding sequence ATGAGGAAAAAAAGAAAAACAGGTAATTATATAGATAGATTGGTTAATAAATTTAAACGGCCAAATAGAGAAGCAAAAAAAGTGAAGAATGCAATTAGTAAAACAAAATTGCGAACATCGCCCCTTTTTAGTGAACCATTCGGATTCAAGAAGAAAGAACAAGCCCTTCACCGAAGCAGACAGGAATTTGTCGGTTTATTTAAAAATTCACCAGAGGCGTTAACCTATACCGATATGGAGGGGATTATTCTAGAAGCAAATAGACAATTTGAAGAGCTTTTTGGTTATGAACTTGAGGAATTAAGAGGTCAACATATTGAAAAGATTTTAACTAATTGTTCGGCAGAGATCTTAGGGAGTGCTCGAGTTTTTAGTAATTTAGAATTAACAGCAAAGAAAAAGAGTAATAAATTAGTTCATGTTTCTGTTTCAGTTACCTTCAATCTGGTCAATAAGCAAATAATTGGAAAAATATTTTTATTGAGTGATATTACTAACCTCAAAGCGAATGAGGCAATAAATAATGTATTATATAATATTTCTCAATCAGCTAACTCAGATATTTCTCTAACGCAGCTCTATTCTGTTATTCGCCAAGAACTCAGCACTATTATTGATACAACCAACTTTTACATTGCCTTATTCGATGAAGAGAAAAACAAACTTTATTTTTCTTATTATAATGATGAAACAGGCGAAAAAGATAAAGCTTTTTTAACCTCAAAAAATGGTAATTCTAATAATATTTTTTACTATATCTTTAAAACCGGGGAGTCGTTACTATTAGATTATAATAAGTATAAAAGGTTAATTGCCCGAGGAGATTTTGTTTCTTATGATGTCATAACCAATAAACAAGCTTGGTTAGGTGTCCCCTTAAGAGTAGAAAACAAGATTATCGGTTCCATGGTTTTGCAAAGTTATACTGACCCGGATCTTTATTGCCAAAAAGATATAAAGCTAATGGAATTTGTTTCTCAGCAGGTAGCTACAGCGATTGAAAGAAAACAGGCAGAGGAAAAATTAAAATTTCTTGGCTTGTATGACTCTTTAACTAAATTACCCAACAGGGTATTATTTTATGATCGAATAAGGCAGGAGATAGCTTATGCTAAAAGAGAGCAGAAGAAATTTGCCTTACTGTTTCTTGATTTAGATAATTTTAAAAAAATTAACGATAAATTTGGGCATGAGATTGGAGATAAATTGCTTCTTGAAGTAGCAAGAAAATTCAGTGAACTCTTGCGAGAAACAGATACTATTTGCCGTTTAGGTGGAGATGAATTTATTATTTTATTGCCACGGCTTAGGCAACCCAGAGAAAATGCTGAAGGTCTTGCCGGGAAAATAATTCATATTCTTAGTGAACCCCTATCGATTGATCAACATCAGATTTATGTCAATACAAGTATTGGAATAGCTTTGTATCCTGATGATGGGGAAAAGGAAGAGGGTTTGATAAATAGAGCAGACCAGGCTATGTACGCGGCGAAAAAAGAAGGTCCCGGTCATTATCACTGGGCGGGATTTAACCTGATCTAA